One Novipirellula caenicola genomic window carries:
- a CDS encoding glycine cleavage system protein H encodes MGEFTAKFPADRMYARNHMWALQTTRGRWRFGLTAYAVRLLQDVYFLEWTFEPDTSIAARQLIGAIESKKAESDLYAPIAGVLVAINDACLADPSIINADTYGDGWLFEMESEEVDLLLSPDDYRAHLVEAWEIAQRTIKGQANT; translated from the coding sequence ATGGGCGAATTTACAGCCAAATTCCCAGCCGACCGTATGTACGCCCGCAATCACATGTGGGCATTACAAACGACACGCGGTCGGTGGCGTTTTGGCTTGACGGCCTATGCCGTGCGGTTGTTGCAAGACGTCTACTTTCTAGAGTGGACGTTCGAACCCGACACCTCCATCGCAGCTCGCCAATTGATCGGTGCGATCGAAAGCAAGAAAGCCGAAAGCGATCTCTATGCTCCGATCGCTGGCGTCTTGGTGGCGATCAACGATGCTTGCTTGGCGGATCCTTCGATCATCAATGCTGACACCTACGGGGACGGATGGTTGTTCGAAATGGAAAGCGAGGAAGTCGATTTGCTTCTCAGCCCCGACGATTACCGTGCTCATCTGGTAGAGGCATGGGAAATCGCCCAGCGGACGATCAAAGGCCAAGCGAACACTTGA